The following are from one region of the Ktedonobacteraceae bacterium genome:
- the trpS gene encoding tryptophan--tRNA ligase yields MSQPRMLTGDRPTGKLHLGHYAGTLKNRVRLQHQYESFFLIADVHMLTTKHMPEHIREADAHAHDLVLDAIAAGIEPEHATFYLQSGVHEIHEMYTLFQNLVTVSRLERIPSLKDMARDANIEMPFGLLGYPVLQAADILCVKANVVPVGKDNMAHVEVTREIARRFNTLYGEIFPIPEVIVGDVPTLVGIDGQAKMSKSLNNAIFLSDTPKEVERKVMRMYTDPNRIRADIPGTVEGNPLFIYHDAFNSNLEEVEDLKTRYRAGTVGDVEVKQKLAAALNAMLEPMRERRAAYDIPGRIEELIYNGTLRVREETKKTLYEMQKAMGFTGVWNRIRRKAEKYAGKTDRDSSEG; encoded by the coding sequence ATGTCTCAACCTAGAATGCTAACGGGAGACAGGCCAACGGGAAAGCTGCACCTGGGTCACTATGCCGGCACATTAAAAAACCGCGTCCGGCTCCAGCATCAATATGAGAGCTTTTTTCTGATCGCCGATGTGCATATGCTGACGACAAAACATATGCCGGAGCATATTCGCGAAGCCGATGCACACGCACATGACCTGGTTCTCGACGCCATCGCCGCAGGCATCGAGCCAGAACACGCGACTTTTTACCTGCAATCGGGTGTTCATGAGATACACGAGATGTATACGCTCTTTCAGAACCTGGTAACAGTTTCCCGGCTGGAGCGCATTCCAAGCCTGAAGGACATGGCAAGGGATGCGAATATCGAGATGCCCTTTGGATTGCTGGGATACCCTGTCCTGCAGGCCGCGGATATTTTATGCGTAAAGGCGAACGTGGTTCCTGTGGGAAAAGATAATATGGCTCACGTTGAGGTAACAAGGGAGATTGCCAGGCGTTTCAACACGCTGTATGGAGAGATTTTTCCCATTCCCGAAGTGATTGTCGGAGACGTACCCACGCTGGTGGGCATCGATGGGCAGGCAAAGATGAGCAAGAGCCTCAATAATGCCATCTTTTTGAGCGACACTCCTAAAGAGGTTGAGCGCAAGGTGATGCGCATGTATACCGATCCCAACCGGATACGAGCCGATATTCCAGGTACGGTAGAGGGCAATCCCCTTTTCATTTATCATGATGCCTTCAATTCAAATCTCGAGGAAGTGGAAGATTTGAAAACCCGCTACCGGGCCGGTACAGTGGGCGATGTCGAGGTCAAGCAGAAACTGGCAGCAGCCCTAAATGCGATGCTTGAGCCGATGCGCGAGAGGCGAGCAGCTTATGATATACCAGGAAGGATTGAGGAGCTTATCTACAATGGCACACTACGGGTAAGAGAAGAGACGAAGAAGACGCTCTATGAGATGCAAAAGGCGATGGGCTTCACAGGGGTGTGGAACCGGATTCGACGTAAGGCTGAGAAATATGCTGGGAAGACTGATCGAGATAGCTCGGAAGGCTGA
- a CDS encoding DinB family protein, with translation MANEASHFANVLDYIGHDVLEQLRVVPEPLLNQPLALEDTNTLFALATHLVGSGEDWVLVRVGGRTIARDRPAEFHATGTLEELTTRYERWIAAVHEVLDSLPDEEMERIVQAHPTFLVRTSNSPTTVRDCLLHAVAHCALHQGHIQLTCQFLSQQK, from the coding sequence ATGGCAAATGAAGCTTCGCATTTTGCGAACGTGTTGGATTATATAGGACACGATGTCCTCGAGCAACTCCGCGTCGTGCCTGAGCCATTGCTCAATCAACCACTCGCACTGGAAGACACAAATACACTTTTTGCGCTTGCCACTCATCTCGTTGGATCAGGCGAAGATTGGGTACTGGTACGAGTTGGAGGACGAACGATTGCGCGCGACCGCCCGGCAGAGTTTCACGCGACCGGCACACTGGAAGAACTGACGACGCGCTACGAACGCTGGATCGCCGCTGTACATGAGGTGCTGGATAGTCTGCCAGATGAAGAGATGGAGCGCATCGTCCAGGCGCATCCTACTTTCCTGGTTCGAACTTCCAATTCGCCTACCACGGTTCGTGATTGCCTGCTACATGCAGTAGCACATTGCGCCTTGCATCAAGGGCATATCCAGCTTACATGCCAATTTTTGAGCCAGCAGAAGTAA
- a CDS encoding transglycosylase SLT domain-containing protein, which yields MATISEQQANTLPAREIEIQERREQQAPISKLRLHVSKQAVLLLFTAVLLFGSIIVSSGQPNALAANPGPGNGCSWYRIQRGDTLTKIAWRYHTSIWTLARVNYIWNVNLIIVGHELCIPYRLGSGYGSGGTASGLLANGVVRWYDYNALQWSTRPQVVSLLHRAASIYHLPSNLLLAIAWQESGWTQHVIAWDGGIGVMQLMPYTAQSINAGTGIRRDPYLLWDNINLGATYLRWLWNGFHGNLYDIISAYNEGGWAVIHRGIFNWRYVNNVLALMQRFRYT from the coding sequence ATGGCAACCATATCTGAGCAACAGGCAAATACTTTGCCGGCACGTGAAATAGAAATACAGGAACGGCGCGAACAGCAGGCACCAATCAGCAAACTTCGGCTTCACGTGTCCAAACAGGCCGTGCTGCTGCTATTCACTGCGGTTTTGCTGTTTGGTTCCATCATAGTTTCTAGCGGCCAACCTAACGCGTTGGCGGCAAACCCCGGCCCAGGAAATGGGTGCAGCTGGTATCGAATCCAACGCGGTGATACGCTGACAAAGATAGCCTGGCGCTACCACACGTCTATCTGGACGCTTGCGCGCGTTAACTACATTTGGAACGTCAATCTGATTATTGTTGGGCACGAACTCTGTATTCCCTATCGCCTGGGAAGTGGCTATGGATCAGGCGGAACGGCGAGCGGTCTACTAGCCAATGGAGTCGTGCGCTGGTATGACTATAACGCCTTACAATGGTCGACCCGCCCACAGGTTGTTTCCTTGCTACACCGCGCCGCGAGTATCTACCATTTACCCTCGAACCTGCTGCTGGCGATTGCCTGGCAGGAAAGCGGCTGGACGCAGCACGTGATTGCCTGGGATGGCGGCATTGGTGTGATGCAGCTCATGCCCTACACGGCCCAGAGCATCAACGCGGGAACCGGTATTCGACGCGATCCCTATCTCCTGTGGGATAATATCAATCTCGGCGCGACCTACCTGCGCTGGTTGTGGAACGGCTTCCACGGCAACCTCTACGATATTATTAGCGCCTACAACGAGGGTGGCTGGGCCGTTATTCATCGCGGCATCTTCAACTGGCGCTACGTCAATAATGTGCTGGCCCTGATGCAAAGATTCCGCTACACCTGA
- a CDS encoding metal-dependent transcriptional regulator, with product MKTEEPLSATVEEYLESIYNMSVENEVVIGARLAEKFKVSAPTVTEMLKRLVRDGYIEMDNKRVVTLTEAGNQAAEAVLRRHRLTERFLVDMLGMQWHQVHEEACRLEHFISGAVEARVIASLHNPTTCPHGNPIPGQVAARTYLKDRGAVRLSTIKAGEKATILCISEVVEDEEALILYLHEKGLTPGTTLIVQSEESASGENDNATETFLLQVDGRDVCISKAVAAKIWVTR from the coding sequence ATGAAGACAGAAGAACCACTGAGCGCCACAGTCGAAGAATACCTGGAATCGATCTACAATATGAGCGTGGAGAATGAGGTAGTGATCGGCGCCCGCCTGGCAGAGAAATTCAAGGTCTCGGCTCCCACCGTCACTGAAATGCTCAAGCGCCTGGTGAGAGATGGATATATCGAGATGGATAATAAGCGCGTGGTCACGCTGACCGAGGCGGGCAACCAGGCTGCCGAAGCCGTACTGCGCCGCCACCGCCTGACCGAACGCTTCCTGGTCGATATGCTGGGCATGCAGTGGCACCAGGTGCATGAAGAGGCCTGTCGCCTGGAACACTTTATATCGGGCGCCGTCGAAGCGCGAGTCATCGCCAGTTTGCATAATCCAACCACCTGCCCGCATGGCAACCCTATTCCGGGGCAGGTAGCGGCGCGTACCTATCTCAAAGATCGTGGTGCCGTGCGTTTATCTACCATCAAAGCGGGCGAAAAGGCGACCATTCTCTGCATCTCAGAAGTCGTCGAGGATGAAGAGGCCCTGATTTTGTACTTGCATGAAAAGGGGTTGACGCCGGGAACGACATTGATCGTTCAATCCGAGGAGAGCGCGAGCGGCGAGAATGATAATGCGACAGAAACCTTTTTGTTGCAGGTGGATGGACGAGATGTTTGCATTAGTAAGGCCGTAGCCGCTAAAATCTGGGTGACGCGTTGA
- a CDS encoding FTR1 family protein, with protein MIATFVLFLREGLEASLIVSILFAALRQLGQTQKARAVWIGVGLAILGSLLGGLALYITIRNYDGSTFQAVFETITYLVAVVLLTSMTFWMQKHSRSLKREITAKASAAGSGFALGLLAFSTVGREGLETAVFTLAFAFQTNGLLLLIGALLGLLASLGLSFLIYRLGYRLDFRIFFRVMGILLIIFAAGLLGDAVQNMQALGWIHIGTTPIWNTARLLSEDSTIGDILHTFLGYAESPTVLQGLLYAAYLLVAGSIFFWLTRKPNMGKPASSNTNATVTEHARGRA; from the coding sequence ATGATTGCAACGTTTGTACTTTTTTTGCGTGAAGGGCTAGAGGCTAGCCTGATTGTCAGTATTCTTTTCGCCGCTCTACGCCAGCTTGGTCAAACACAAAAAGCCCGTGCCGTGTGGATAGGTGTAGGGCTGGCAATCCTCGGTTCGCTCCTCGGTGGTCTTGCTCTTTACATAACTATCCGTAATTATGATGGATCGACATTCCAGGCCGTTTTCGAGACGATTACTTATCTCGTGGCCGTGGTGCTGTTGACCTCGATGACTTTCTGGATGCAAAAGCATAGCCGGTCGCTGAAACGCGAGATCACAGCGAAGGCGAGCGCGGCAGGTTCTGGCTTCGCGCTTGGCCTGCTAGCTTTTTCAACAGTCGGTCGAGAAGGACTTGAGACCGCGGTTTTCACGCTGGCATTCGCTTTTCAGACCAACGGACTGCTGCTCTTGATTGGGGCGCTGCTTGGTTTGTTGGCTTCCCTGGGTTTGAGTTTCCTCATCTATCGTCTGGGGTACCGGCTCGACTTTCGCATCTTCTTCCGCGTGATGGGCATTCTCCTGATCATCTTTGCCGCCGGGCTGCTTGGTGATGCCGTTCAGAATATGCAGGCGCTGGGCTGGATTCACATTGGGACGACTCCTATCTGGAACACGGCACGGCTGCTCAGCGAAGATAGCACCATTGGCGATATCCTGCACACGTTCCTTGGGTATGCGGAGTCGCCAACTGTTCTGCAAGGACTTTTGTACGCTGCCTATCTGCTTGTCGCTGGCAGCATCTTCTTCTGGCTGACGCGCAAGCCGAATATGGGAAAGCCGGCTTCTTCAAACACAAATGCCACAGTAACAGAACATGCTCGTGGGCGTGCTTAG
- a CDS encoding glutamate-1-semialdehyde 2,1-aminomutase, whose protein sequence is MLQQPVTIDRELIEEIVAREEAEFRRRTPRSHEIHERAKHSLPMGVSSSFQAVPPYPLFISRAESSHIWDLDGNEYADFHLGFGSLLVGHAHPVLVAALRDQLGKGSLYSLPCPDTVYLAEELVRRFAPIEQVRFCNSGTEATMDALRLARAFVGRDKIVKIEGSYHGHHDTVLMSTKPPVEAAGPAEHPNTVPASKGIPRDLKNNTIIAPYNDAEALDRILTEHEGEVAAVITEAVLMNVGIMLPEDGYLQNLRDITRRHGVLLIFDEVKTGVTVAPGGITEIYPVEPDLICLAKSIGGGMPVGAFGGREEIMRHINHEEVIHLGTFNGNPMSMRAGLVTLTQIFTPEAHAHANGLSKQLADSYIGIIEEFDMPMHVAQIGAKGCAMFRYERARNYRAWWEIDMRLSYAYWLFLANRGILFPPGFDDQWTVSIQHTQDDIDHHAHVFQQFVTELRR, encoded by the coding sequence ATGCTTCAACAACCTGTTACGATCGATCGGGAGTTGATTGAAGAGATTGTGGCGCGTGAGGAGGCGGAATTTCGCAGGCGCACTCCTCGCTCCCATGAGATTCATGAACGCGCGAAACATTCCTTGCCGATGGGCGTTTCCAGTTCGTTCCAGGCCGTTCCTCCCTATCCTTTATTTATCAGTCGCGCTGAGAGCAGCCATATCTGGGATCTGGATGGGAACGAATATGCCGATTTTCATCTTGGCTTTGGTAGCCTGCTCGTCGGCCATGCTCATCCTGTCCTGGTTGCGGCATTACGCGATCAGCTGGGAAAGGGCAGCCTCTATTCCTTGCCCTGTCCAGATACCGTGTACCTGGCTGAAGAGCTGGTGCGCCGTTTTGCGCCGATTGAACAGGTGCGATTCTGTAATTCCGGCACCGAGGCAACCATGGATGCTTTGCGGCTGGCCCGCGCCTTTGTTGGTAGAGATAAAATTGTGAAAATCGAAGGCTCCTACCACGGGCACCATGATACCGTGCTGATGAGTACCAAGCCCCCGGTTGAAGCTGCCGGCCCCGCCGAACATCCAAATACCGTTCCCGCATCCAAAGGTATTCCACGCGATCTAAAGAACAACACCATCATCGCCCCATACAATGATGCGGAGGCCCTTGACCGCATTCTGACCGAACACGAGGGTGAGGTCGCGGCGGTGATTACCGAGGCGGTTCTGATGAATGTTGGCATTATGTTGCCGGAGGATGGCTACCTGCAGAACCTGCGCGATATCACGCGCCGGCACGGTGTGCTGCTGATTTTTGACGAGGTGAAAACGGGCGTAACGGTTGCTCCTGGCGGCATCACGGAGATTTATCCGGTTGAACCGGACCTGATTTGCCTTGCCAAATCAATTGGTGGTGGTATGCCGGTAGGCGCTTTCGGTGGCCGGGAAGAGATTATGCGTCACATCAACCACGAGGAGGTCATTCATCTTGGCACGTTCAATGGCAATCCCATGTCGATGCGTGCCGGCCTGGTGACGCTCACTCAGATCTTCACGCCGGAAGCACATGCGCACGCCAATGGTCTCTCAAAGCAACTGGCGGACTCCTACATTGGAATTATTGAAGAGTTTGATATGCCGATGCATGTTGCTCAGATCGGCGCGAAGGGCTGCGCCATGTTCCGTTACGAGCGCGCCCGCAACTACCGCGCGTGGTGGGAGATCGACATGCGTCTCTCCTACGCCTACTGGCTCTTCCTCGCCAATCGCGGCATCCTTTTCCCGCCGGGATTTGACGACCAGTGGACGGTCTCCATCCAGCACACACAGGATGATATTGACCATCATGCCCATGTTTTCCAACAGTTCGTTACGGAATTGAGGAGATAA
- a CDS encoding DUF3307 domain-containing protein, which translates to MLWTINISTLLIWLACHFVGDFAFQSTWMSLEKGKSWEVNFYHCATYTAVFVLFAHPSPLATAILFGTHFVIDPLKARYKLIGPIWVDQLLHIITIVLILFFKF; encoded by the coding sequence ATGTTGTGGACCATAAACATTTCTACCTTACTCATCTGGTTAGCCTGCCACTTTGTGGGGGATTTTGCTTTTCAGAGTACCTGGATGAGCCTGGAGAAAGGTAAAAGTTGGGAGGTCAACTTCTATCATTGCGCGACATACACGGCGGTATTTGTCCTCTTTGCCCATCCATCGCCTCTCGCCACAGCTATTTTATTCGGGACACACTTTGTCATCGATCCTTTGAAGGCCCGGTATAAGCTGATTGGCCCGATCTGGGTCGATCAACTGCTCCATATCATCACTATCGTCCTCATTCTGTTCTTCAAGTTCTGA
- a CDS encoding serine/threonine-protein kinase, which yields MSNLEGAMLSDYLLLECISRGGVADVYRARQTGEGNYEVAVKIFRPGYAQLASFRDYFMAEAEKVGQFDHPNILPFLEFGEGDGLLYCITPFVAGGTLEDLLRRVGGKFSAIQALPIMHQLCGAVQYAHDRDVIHGNIKPSNVFVATDGRMLLSDFGIARGYDDSQQSLTRVGWGSAEYAAPEQSLGVTRASSDIYALGVLLFRILTGHPPFTGQSPIEVLLKHVRQQPPSARSFDPNISDAVDGVVHMAMQKRSGDRFASAQEFSHALQAAVTVAPIASPVARSISLTTRQLAPISPHPFDDPHTPLPPTVAFTPPPVNPPPAAELFASNVPVQQSSSPLTRPAEVTDVTEIRRKSFLEENEDAGDSIFWSANPLEWSPIGNRPEGSAPLTASEYLDSKAVVPEDETQKILREDERPQKGEEVLPANVQAQEVIVPAPEKEPGKGKNRNKILPILVVILLLIGLLGALLSSFLFPGPSGSHSGSAQPTLPASISFLSTTPGLADLSNNGVVPFKENMAQVALESHIRGPKV from the coding sequence ATGTCGAATCTTGAAGGCGCAATGCTGAGTGATTACCTCTTGCTAGAGTGCATAAGCAGAGGAGGCGTGGCCGATGTGTATCGTGCCCGCCAGACGGGAGAAGGGAATTATGAGGTAGCCGTGAAGATTTTCCGCCCCGGTTATGCTCAGCTCGCTTCCTTTCGTGACTATTTTATGGCGGAGGCGGAAAAGGTTGGCCAGTTTGACCACCCGAATATTCTGCCGTTTCTCGAATTTGGCGAAGGTGACGGATTACTCTACTGTATCACTCCATTTGTGGCCGGTGGAACGCTTGAAGATTTGCTGAGACGTGTTGGCGGAAAATTTTCTGCTATCCAGGCATTGCCGATCATGCACCAATTGTGCGGCGCGGTCCAGTATGCCCATGATCGTGATGTAATTCATGGCAACATCAAACCCTCGAATGTTTTTGTGGCAACGGATGGCCGTATGTTGCTCTCCGATTTTGGCATTGCGCGTGGCTACGACGATAGCCAGCAGTCGCTTACGCGTGTCGGTTGGGGTTCGGCGGAATATGCTGCCCCAGAGCAATCACTTGGCGTGACGAGGGCGTCGAGTGATATCTATGCCCTGGGTGTATTGCTGTTTCGTATTCTGACGGGCCATCCTCCTTTTACCGGCCAATCTCCTATCGAGGTGCTACTCAAGCATGTGCGACAGCAGCCTCCGTCCGCGCGCAGCTTTGATCCGAACATTTCGGATGCCGTAGATGGCGTTGTGCATATGGCTATGCAGAAACGTTCAGGTGATCGCTTCGCCTCCGCACAAGAATTCAGTCATGCGCTGCAGGCAGCCGTCACCGTAGCGCCCATCGCCTCACCGGTCGCCAGGTCTATTTCTTTGACAACACGCCAGCTGGCGCCCATTTCGCCTCATCCTTTCGATGACCCGCATACTCCGCTGCCCCCAACTGTAGCTTTCACACCGCCTCCTGTCAATCCCCCTCCTGCGGCAGAACTGTTCGCTTCCAACGTGCCCGTGCAACAGTCCTCCAGCCCGTTAACTAGACCTGCTGAAGTTACCGACGTCACCGAGATACGCAGGAAGAGCTTCCTGGAAGAAAATGAGGACGCCGGGGATAGCATCTTCTGGTCCGCGAACCCACTTGAATGGTCGCCCATCGGCAACCGGCCGGAGGGTTCAGCTCCATTGACCGCATCGGAATACCTTGATAGCAAAGCAGTAGTGCCGGAAGACGAGACACAAAAGATTTTGCGTGAGGACGAGCGGCCACAGAAAGGGGAAGAAGTCTTGCCGGCAAATGTACAAGCCCAGGAAGTTATCGTTCCTGCTCCTGAAAAAGAACCAGGCAAGGGGAAAAATCGTAATAAAATCCTGCCCATACTCGTTGTTATCTTGCTTTTGATCGGTCTGCTAGGAGCGCTGCTTTCTAGCTTTCTTTTCCCTGGACCATCCGGCAGTCATTCTGGCAGCGCTCAGCCGACATTGCCGGCAAGTATCAGCTTCCTTTCAACCACGCCAGGTCTGGCCGATCTGTCAAATAATGGCGTAGTTCCCTTTAAAGAGAATATGGCACAGGTGGCGCTGGAGAGTCATATACGCGGTCCCAAAGTGTAG
- a CDS encoding substrate-binding domain-containing protein, with protein MAELAGVMVGNYFLLERLDSEGMVETYRARPTTQGGFDVILRLFRPQFPDPTGFQEHFAAEVEKVWRCHHEHIQPLLEFGAGEGLLYCVTRLIEAETLEQFLQRMEGQAASMSAVVGLMDQLCDALHYAHERGIVHGNLQPSSILLQDGGRLLLTNFSMKRIYQEGEPLMAQIEEGNAAYVAPEQVVGMITPASDIYAAGVLLFRLLTGRLPYEGESAGEIALKHTNEPIPSLRELRPDLSEAVELVVRVALAKTPQGRFPDATALAQALHAAVSSNNPPVIAVQPERRIFVRSRRTPFTWKRALTLLAIVLVLFGLSGTLLFFSALPLHLQDIPGLVFHNLGQSGVGSIKANSTAPPVSATSSPGGFPMPTSVTGGVPPVQSTVPPGKIAQTPSAGGTPVPDPGITPSPTPPPVCIGGTLAIDGPANLVPLLQQVNSDYTNVCPQLAVSLKTNTDRTSLNLLQNGQIDVATTDLTASSSWNVSDHAVAAILYTLIASPDVQISGLTVAQVQGIYAGKITNWAQVGGPDEAITVILRPTNDGITPIFRTFVLNGAPQRVKGMRLKPDSPGLAVQAVSATPGAISYVPLGAIQGANVQVLSINGIYPDAQTLENGSYSFWSVEHCYTSGSGSLQFQEYLQFFESGQEENVLSQFGAIPINLIDPNIVATHLPGPQI; from the coding sequence ATGGCAGAGCTTGCCGGGGTGATGGTGGGAAATTATTTTTTACTGGAACGCCTGGATAGTGAGGGGATGGTTGAAACATATCGCGCTCGTCCAACGACACAGGGAGGCTTTGATGTCATATTGCGCCTTTTTCGACCCCAGTTTCCAGACCCAACGGGATTCCAGGAGCATTTTGCGGCGGAGGTGGAAAAGGTCTGGCGTTGCCACCATGAACATATCCAGCCCTTGCTCGAATTTGGAGCCGGTGAGGGTCTGCTCTACTGTGTGACGCGCCTGATAGAGGCCGAGACGCTAGAGCAATTTCTGCAGCGTATGGAGGGACAGGCAGCGTCCATGTCCGCCGTTGTGGGTCTGATGGATCAGTTGTGCGATGCCCTGCACTATGCCCACGAACGCGGTATCGTGCATGGGAATCTACAGCCCTCAAGCATTCTATTACAAGATGGCGGACGCCTGTTGCTTACCAATTTCAGCATGAAGCGCATCTACCAGGAGGGTGAGCCGCTAATGGCTCAGATCGAAGAGGGTAATGCAGCCTATGTTGCGCCGGAACAGGTCGTTGGTATGATAACGCCCGCCAGCGATATTTACGCCGCGGGCGTACTGCTCTTTCGCCTGCTAACGGGGCGTCTTCCGTACGAGGGTGAAAGCGCTGGCGAGATTGCCCTCAAACATACAAATGAACCTATTCCATCACTGCGCGAGCTGCGCCCGGACCTATCGGAAGCCGTGGAACTCGTCGTGCGTGTGGCGCTGGCGAAGACGCCGCAGGGTCGTTTCCCCGATGCTACAGCCCTCGCGCAGGCCCTGCATGCCGCGGTTTCGTCCAATAATCCGCCGGTTATCGCTGTTCAACCCGAACGCCGCATATTCGTTCGTTCTCGCCGCACTCCTTTTACCTGGAAACGGGCGCTTACCCTGCTGGCTATTGTGCTGGTCTTGTTCGGATTATCCGGCACGCTCCTCTTTTTCTCAGCACTGCCGCTACATCTCCAGGATATCCCCGGCCTGGTATTTCACAACCTTGGACAGTCCGGCGTGGGATCAATAAAGGCGAACAGTACCGCGCCCCCTGTCAGCGCTACCTCATCGCCCGGTGGGTTTCCTATGCCGACCTCAGTTACCGGCGGAGTACCCCCGGTTCAATCGACAGTTCCTCCCGGCAAGATTGCGCAGACCCCATCCGCCGGTGGTACGCCCGTCCCTGATCCAGGCATTACTCCATCTCCTACGCCTCCTCCTGTATGCATAGGTGGAACGCTTGCTATTGATGGGCCGGCCAATCTGGTGCCGTTGCTGCAACAGGTAAACAGCGACTATACCAATGTTTGCCCGCAATTGGCTGTCTCGCTCAAGACAAATACTGATCGAACCTCGCTCAATCTCCTACAAAATGGTCAGATCGATGTTGCCACCACAGATTTGACCGCGAGTTCTTCCTGGAACGTGAGTGATCACGCTGTCGCAGCCATACTTTATACGTTGATTGCCAGTCCTGATGTGCAGATCAGTGGCTTAACCGTGGCGCAGGTACAGGGTATCTACGCGGGAAAGATCACAAATTGGGCGCAGGTTGGGGGACCCGATGAAGCGATTACCGTAATCTTGCGGCCAACCAACGATGGCATTACCCCAATTTTCCGCACATTTGTCTTGAATGGAGCGCCTCAACGAGTCAAAGGGATGCGCTTGAAACCCGATTCGCCGGGACTGGCAGTTCAGGCCGTATCAGCTACGCCAGGCGCGATCAGCTATGTGCCTTTAGGAGCGATCCAGGGAGCAAATGTACAGGTACTCTCCATCAATGGCATATATCCTGACGCTCAAACGCTTGAGAATGGTAGCTACTCGTTCTGGAGCGTCGAACATTGCTATACTTCGGGTAGTGGTTCGTTACAATTCCAGGAGTATTTACAATTTTTCGAGAGCGGTCAAGAAGAAAACGTGTTGTCACAATTCGGAGCCATCCCGATCAACCTGATTGACCCAAATATTGTGGCGACGCACCTGCCCGGCCCGCAAATATAA